Proteins encoded together in one Sulfoacidibacillus ferrooxidans window:
- a CDS encoding EcsC family protein produces MTPYEDEVLSSWSIASTDPFTVQFMKQFTKHTNQLLHVAGRLTKHYQPKLADKIAKAAREAIITVLDQESTASQFTRVERALKISGSSACTPVEIRMLPLEVKDDASHRLATSKRLAVTAQGATAGMLTSIFSMVPGLQALIAPTILADLYVTIRMMAQSAVQTGYSYGYSLHNAEDLPHLLVAMSPFTNDADLITAKISAHFAVRQAGFSLTKSLSEPFSIRLLATSLPAVGQLLDMVATRLAITLMEQQGTLLIPIAGAAVQGSMNSALAHASYIQARRYFQRLHFIDRYGEDFEHAQQHIIETPTLIAQ; encoded by the coding sequence ATGACTCCCTATGAAGATGAGGTACTGTCCTCGTGGTCGATAGCTTCTACAGATCCGTTCACCGTTCAGTTTATGAAGCAATTCACAAAACATACAAATCAACTTCTGCACGTTGCAGGTAGATTAACCAAACACTATCAACCGAAACTAGCCGATAAAATTGCAAAAGCCGCACGTGAAGCTATCATCACAGTACTCGATCAAGAGAGCACAGCAAGCCAGTTTACTCGAGTTGAACGAGCATTAAAAATTAGCGGCAGTTCTGCATGTACACCAGTTGAGATCCGCATGCTACCACTTGAAGTCAAAGATGATGCGTCTCATCGCCTTGCCACATCAAAGCGCCTTGCCGTCACCGCACAAGGCGCTACTGCAGGGATGCTCACATCCATCTTTAGCATGGTTCCAGGCCTTCAAGCTTTGATCGCACCCACTATTCTTGCAGATCTTTATGTAACGATTCGTATGATGGCGCAAAGTGCAGTACAGACAGGATACAGTTACGGCTATTCTCTGCACAATGCAGAGGATCTCCCCCATTTACTCGTCGCCATGTCGCCATTTACTAATGATGCTGATCTGATCACTGCCAAGATCAGTGCACACTTCGCCGTGAGACAAGCTGGATTTTCATTGACAAAATCACTTAGTGAGCCATTTTCTATACGACTGCTTGCCACTTCACTTCCAGCTGTCGGCCAATTGCTTGACATGGTCGCTACTCGTTTAGCGATTACGCTCATGGAGCAGCAAGGCACTCTTCTTATACCGATCGCAGGTGCTGCAGTACAGGGGTCCATGAACTCAGCACTCGCACACGCAAGTTATATACAAGCGCGTCGCTACTTTCAACGTCTACACTTCATCGATCGGTATGGTGAAGATTTCGAACATGCGCAACAACACATTATAGAAACCCCCACTCTAATCGCGCAATGA
- a CDS encoding HD domain-containing protein, with translation MKSFRDPVHNLIVFQDEDQIVIDLINTKEMQRLRRIRQLGLGNIAYPGAEHSRFVHSLGVAHVMRRFLDTLREGRDPLTNRLQRDLQDHRSLALASALLHDIGHGPFSHALESVTHVRHERFTIGVVLSPHTEVHQVLEAAQTGLSQQVASVIERTFEPSRALVKLLSSQLDMDRVDYLLRDALMTGAGYGTFDVEWLLHAMRIGEVDGEPEVGLDLKKGQSIAEDYIMCRYYMYLHVYFHRTTRAAEVMVEKLLQRASEIHAVIPGFHALNALLEGRLRPDDEASLALYLQLDDGVLWTAMHMWTEHEDPILRDFSQRLLHRKLFRAVDVQSEQEAKKLMKKMEKKAIVYGVSTDYYAIYDTAASHAYHDPYIAPVGKNAAGMGDDHTHSSVGASESIYLFDEVGRPHELADSSFIVSAVRNRSVNAMRVLFPEEWSL, from the coding sequence GTGAAAAGTTTTCGCGATCCAGTACATAATTTGATTGTGTTTCAAGATGAAGACCAGATTGTCATCGATCTTATCAATACAAAAGAAATGCAGCGACTACGCAGAATTCGTCAATTAGGACTTGGCAATATCGCTTATCCAGGAGCTGAGCATTCACGCTTTGTGCACTCACTTGGCGTTGCACACGTCATGCGGCGATTTTTAGATACGCTAAGAGAAGGGCGAGATCCGCTCACCAATAGACTGCAACGCGATCTGCAGGATCACAGATCTTTAGCACTTGCGTCGGCGCTCTTGCATGATATTGGTCATGGGCCGTTTTCTCACGCATTAGAGAGCGTTACTCATGTGCGTCATGAACGTTTTACCATTGGGGTCGTTCTTTCACCCCATACAGAAGTTCATCAAGTGTTAGAGGCCGCGCAGACAGGTCTTTCGCAACAGGTAGCGAGTGTGATCGAGAGAACATTTGAACCCTCACGCGCGTTGGTGAAACTGTTATCTAGTCAACTTGATATGGATCGGGTTGATTATCTATTGCGAGATGCGCTGATGACCGGCGCTGGATATGGAACATTTGATGTGGAATGGTTATTGCATGCCATGCGCATTGGAGAAGTGGATGGCGAGCCAGAAGTAGGACTTGACTTAAAAAAGGGGCAAAGTATCGCAGAGGATTACATCATGTGCAGGTACTATATGTACTTGCATGTCTACTTTCATAGAACCACTCGTGCCGCTGAAGTGATGGTTGAGAAACTCTTGCAACGGGCAAGTGAAATTCACGCAGTGATTCCCGGTTTTCATGCTCTAAATGCATTGCTAGAAGGTCGTTTACGCCCTGATGATGAGGCATCGCTTGCACTTTATTTACAGTTGGATGATGGAGTATTGTGGACGGCTATGCACATGTGGACTGAGCATGAAGATCCTATTTTGCGAGACTTTTCTCAGCGATTACTGCATCGCAAATTATTTCGTGCTGTGGACGTTCAATCAGAACAAGAAGCCAAAAAGTTAATGAAGAAAATGGAGAAGAAAGCAATAGTGTATGGCGTTTCCACAGATTATTATGCCATTTATGATACGGCCGCAAGTCACGCCTACCACGATCCTTATATTGCACCTGTTGGTAAGAACGCCGCGGGGATGGGTGACGACCATACTCACTCGTCAGTTGGTGCCTCAGAATCAATTTACTTGTTCGATGAGGTGGGGCGCCCGCATGAACTGGCAGACTCTTCGTTTATCGTGAGTGCTGTTCGCAATCGGAGTGTGAATGCTATGCGGGTGCTTTTCCCGGAGGAATGGTCCTTGTGA
- a CDS encoding sigma-54 interaction domain-containing protein has product MVLVSERMQHCDLWLAEILDVVDVGIHGVDMKGVTLYYNQSAAKLDGVNPHEVIGRHVLDVFPSLSEETSSLLRVLRSGQKISHRQQVYTNFRGQEVHTSNTTIPVYSGKKLVGALEVAADITEVKHLAEQVVNLQAAKLPKEGSAQTAGNGVEFTLSNLLTNATSVQTVIALARKFACTSSPVLVYGETGTGKELLVQGIHSASVRANKPFIAQNCAALPEALLEGILFGTVKGSFTGAENRPGLFELATGGTLFLDELNSMPLDLQAKLLRVLEDQKVRRLGDNKQISVDVRIMAAMNIDPEDAVQSGILRADLYYRVRVATLRLPPLHERREDIPLLIDHFIKLFNHRFDKHVRGVSHNALEYLYNAPWPGNVRELKHAIEAAMIVTDDEIIECEHLPLYLQKAKANSPTAWSCSVPDDVLQSVDMSLKNRLAAIERQWLCQAMQEAGGNIAMAARSLDLPRQTLQSKIKKYGLTSFLK; this is encoded by the coding sequence ATGGTCCTTGTGAGTGAACGAATGCAGCATTGTGATCTGTGGTTAGCAGAAATATTGGACGTTGTGGATGTGGGTATTCACGGAGTTGATATGAAGGGTGTTACGCTTTACTACAATCAAAGTGCAGCTAAACTTGACGGTGTTAACCCGCACGAAGTGATTGGTCGACATGTTCTGGATGTATTTCCTTCCTTATCGGAGGAAACGAGTTCATTACTTCGCGTGTTGCGATCGGGTCAAAAAATCTCTCATCGCCAACAAGTCTATACTAATTTCCGAGGGCAAGAAGTCCACACATCCAATACGACGATTCCCGTTTATTCTGGGAAGAAGCTAGTAGGTGCATTAGAAGTTGCAGCAGATATCACTGAAGTGAAGCATTTAGCAGAACAAGTGGTCAATTTACAGGCCGCCAAGTTACCGAAGGAGGGTTCAGCCCAAACTGCAGGCAATGGAGTAGAGTTTACGTTGTCTAACTTATTGACCAATGCAACATCCGTTCAAACAGTCATTGCACTTGCTCGAAAGTTCGCGTGTACCTCATCACCAGTTCTTGTATATGGGGAAACAGGGACGGGCAAAGAGCTATTGGTACAGGGAATCCACAGTGCTAGCGTGCGTGCAAACAAGCCGTTTATCGCACAAAATTGTGCAGCATTACCAGAAGCGCTCTTAGAGGGGATTTTATTTGGAACTGTAAAAGGTAGTTTTACAGGTGCAGAGAATCGTCCTGGATTGTTCGAATTAGCTACTGGGGGAACCCTTTTTTTAGATGAGCTAAATTCCATGCCACTTGATCTACAAGCAAAACTTTTGCGCGTGCTGGAAGATCAAAAGGTACGCCGTTTAGGAGACAATAAACAGATTTCAGTAGATGTGCGCATTATGGCTGCGATGAATATTGACCCTGAGGATGCGGTGCAATCAGGGATATTGCGAGCAGACCTCTATTACCGAGTGCGCGTGGCTACATTACGATTGCCCCCACTGCATGAGCGCAGGGAAGATATACCGCTTTTAATCGATCATTTTATAAAGCTTTTTAATCATCGATTTGATAAACACGTAAGAGGCGTTTCGCACAATGCGTTAGAGTATCTATACAACGCACCTTGGCCGGGTAACGTGCGCGAACTTAAGCATGCGATAGAAGCGGCTATGATTGTCACAGATGATGAGATCATTGAGTGTGAACACCTACCACTTTATCTACAGAAGGCCAAGGCAAATAGTCCGACAGCATGGTCTTGCAGTGTACCTGATGACGTTCTCCAATCTGTTGACATGAGTCTAAAGAATCGCTTGGCAGCGATAGAAAGACAATGGCTTTGTCAGGCGATGCAAGAAGCGGGAGGCAATATTGCTATGGCTGCAAGATCACTTGATTTGCCTCGACAAACGCTTCAGTCTAAGATCAAAAAGTATGGGTTAACATCTTTTTTAAAATGA
- a CDS encoding L-erythro-3,5-diaminohexanoate dehydrogenase produces MSDPYGLTRVIEPMGTMPQPAWKIDNTMTCGLDEVLISVSTLNIDSASFNQIKEEVGADETAVASRMIDIVTMRGKHHNPVTGSGGMLIGKVEKIGPESSKTHELHVGDRIATLVSLSLTPLTIDAVKHVELSTGQVEIEGKAILFDSGIYAKMPEDLPDRVALAVFDVCGAPAQTARIVESGQTVVVLGAGGKSGMMVLAQARRNIGDNGRIIALEYAEKSAQGVRDLGFADDVIVCNAQDPVATLAAVSAVLGEHLADVTINCVSVPGTELASIMITKDRGLIYFFSMATSFTTAALGAEGLGKDVDMMIGNGYARGHADLALELVRTEPTLLEAYVQKCK; encoded by the coding sequence TTGAGTGATCCGTACGGTCTTACACGAGTGATCGAACCTATGGGTACGATGCCCCAACCAGCATGGAAGATTGACAATACCATGACATGTGGTTTGGATGAAGTACTCATTTCAGTGAGTACATTAAATATCGATTCGGCAAGTTTTAATCAGATAAAAGAAGAGGTTGGAGCCGATGAAACGGCAGTAGCTTCTCGAATGATAGACATTGTTACTATGCGTGGTAAGCATCACAATCCTGTGACTGGATCAGGTGGCATGTTGATCGGGAAGGTGGAGAAGATCGGTCCTGAATCTTCAAAGACTCATGAATTACACGTAGGCGACCGGATTGCTACACTTGTTTCACTGTCTCTGACGCCGCTGACCATAGATGCAGTTAAACATGTAGAACTGTCTACAGGTCAGGTCGAGATTGAAGGAAAAGCAATTTTATTTGACAGTGGTATCTATGCGAAGATGCCAGAGGATCTGCCTGATCGGGTAGCATTAGCAGTATTTGATGTGTGTGGTGCACCTGCGCAGACGGCGCGGATTGTAGAGTCTGGTCAAACGGTGGTTGTACTTGGAGCAGGTGGTAAGTCAGGTATGATGGTTCTTGCGCAGGCACGACGAAATATCGGCGATAACGGTCGGATTATTGCATTGGAATACGCCGAAAAATCGGCGCAAGGAGTGCGGGATCTTGGATTTGCAGATGATGTGATCGTGTGTAATGCCCAAGATCCAGTAGCTACACTAGCTGCAGTAAGCGCGGTATTAGGTGAGCATCTAGCTGATGTTACGATTAACTGTGTGAGCGTACCTGGCACAGAACTTGCTTCTATTATGATAACAAAAGATCGAGGTCTCATTTATTTTTTTAGTATGGCCACTAGCTTTACGACTGCAGCACTTGGTGCAGAGGGACTGGGAAAAGATGTCGATATGATGATCGGCAATGGATATGCACGTGGTCACGCTGACCTTGCTTTAGAACTTGTTCGAACGGAGCCAACATTGTTGGAAGCATATGTTCAAAAGTGTAAGTAA
- the ablA gene encoding lysine 2,3-aminomutase: MSVQEHDILYGKKQRHFRDIPLWKDITDEQWNDWKWQLTHTIDTVEDLGQVIDLTEAEINGVSRAGKDSIPLRITPYYAMLMDPEDPNCPIRLQAVPISNELNRSQWDMEDPLGEDEDAPAPGLTHRYPDRVLFLITNQCSMYCRHCTRRRFSGQVGHAVPKPQLDAAIDYIRRTPQIRDVLLSGGDGLLVNDRILEYIISSLRAIPHVEIIRIGTRAPVVFPQRITENLCNILKKYHPVWLNTHFNHPDEITEEAKKSCEMLVDAGVPVGNQSVLLRGVNDCTHVMKDLLHKLVNIRVRPYYLYQCDLSEGIEHFRTTVSKGIEIMEELRGHTSGYAIPTFVVDAPGGGGKIPVMPQYMISQGHGKVVLRNFEGVISVYHEPTYEDKGCPPSCNHDHSQEAIGVAKLLHDQAVSLEPKGLKRAVEHHHE; encoded by the coding sequence ATGAGTGTACAAGAACACGATATTCTTTACGGGAAAAAACAACGCCATTTTCGTGATATTCCATTATGGAAAGATATCACCGATGAACAATGGAATGACTGGAAGTGGCAATTGACACACACGATTGATACGGTCGAAGATCTAGGCCAAGTCATTGATCTGACGGAGGCGGAGATTAATGGGGTCAGTCGTGCAGGGAAAGACTCTATTCCACTACGTATTACGCCGTACTATGCGATGTTAATGGATCCAGAAGATCCAAATTGCCCTATTCGCTTACAAGCCGTCCCGATCTCCAATGAACTTAATCGTTCACAGTGGGATATGGAAGATCCACTTGGAGAAGATGAGGATGCACCAGCACCAGGACTTACGCACAGATATCCAGATCGCGTATTGTTTTTAATCACCAATCAATGTTCGATGTATTGCCGCCACTGTACGCGCAGAAGATTTTCGGGGCAAGTAGGTCATGCTGTTCCAAAACCACAACTGGATGCTGCGATTGACTATATCAGGCGCACACCACAAATTCGCGACGTGCTACTCTCTGGCGGAGATGGTTTACTTGTAAACGATCGCATTCTTGAATACATCATTTCCAGCTTACGCGCCATTCCCCATGTTGAAATTATCCGAATTGGTACGCGGGCACCTGTTGTGTTTCCCCAACGAATCACGGAGAATTTGTGTAATATTTTAAAGAAATATCACCCGGTGTGGCTCAATACACACTTTAATCATCCAGACGAAATTACTGAAGAAGCCAAGAAATCGTGTGAAATGCTTGTGGATGCAGGAGTTCCAGTGGGGAATCAAAGTGTACTATTGCGTGGAGTGAATGATTGCACGCATGTGATGAAAGATCTATTGCACAAGCTAGTTAATATTCGCGTGCGACCGTATTATCTTTATCAGTGTGATTTGTCTGAGGGAATTGAACATTTTCGCACAACCGTTTCAAAGGGCATTGAAATTATGGAGGAGTTACGTGGTCATACGTCAGGATACGCCATCCCGACATTTGTCGTTGATGCGCCAGGTGGCGGTGGGAAGATTCCGGTCATGCCACAATATATGATCTCTCAAGGACATGGCAAAGTTGTCTTACGCAACTTTGAAGGGGTTATCTCTGTATATCACGAACCAACCTACGAAGATAAGGGATGTCCGCCGTCTTGTAATCACGATCACAGTCAAGAAGCGATTGGAGTCGCAAAATTGCTTCACGATCAAGCGGTCAGTCTTGAACCGAAGGGATTAAAACGTGCTGTTGAACATCATCACGAATAA
- a CDS encoding MutS-related protein: MTFLNGFTIDQIDFARMQKVVRPLTPCGQRAFRARLPFISGQEAEWRADRADVEQLSETLGCMDENGKSFREHLVSTLSLLPDLYDVLQLLEKHEQLLVEHLASLKRFAYFAKTIEDQIERSNLVFPWWQSKARLVLNCFAKDSSSSSPDFSLAESGSPQLQEAYIMHNQIKQRRAELERELTKQVSRDYRVAVRRDQTLILPLDHMEPIEQAKKDSRLQMRMQTAFEIIFEPVWPMEHAQLSASEVVMRERVAKLEQESLALIMQQLAPINVHIQDMNEQVAHLDELLARVVLAHDRGYVWSELAHLGVTLTGGYPPAHGEFTPIDIALHTSVTMITGPNMGGKSVALKTLLLVIACHQYGYPVPAKAFTAPLVQHIRYVGGDGQSVQSGLSSFGAEIVAIQEALTLPQSMLCFDEIGRSTNPIEGSALLEAICSEIQRDDQRMAVVATHFLLTPNEDTIYYRMAGFRQDALQDSTKDIDIAERLRALQAAMDYRIVPQASGEVPQEGLAIAAWLGLSDEMIQHARRIAKAKVQV, from the coding sequence ATGACATTTTTAAATGGTTTTACGATTGATCAGATTGATTTTGCGCGGATGCAGAAGGTAGTAAGACCACTTACACCTTGTGGGCAACGTGCATTTCGAGCCCGGTTACCTTTTATCAGTGGGCAAGAAGCAGAGTGGCGAGCAGATCGTGCAGACGTAGAACAATTGTCAGAAACTCTAGGGTGCATGGATGAAAATGGAAAATCTTTTCGAGAACATCTCGTTTCTACGCTTTCTTTGCTACCCGATCTTTATGATGTTTTACAATTACTTGAAAAACATGAGCAACTACTTGTCGAACATTTGGCTAGTCTTAAGCGCTTTGCCTACTTTGCAAAGACCATAGAAGATCAAATAGAAAGATCAAATCTTGTATTCCCCTGGTGGCAATCGAAGGCTAGGTTAGTTTTGAATTGTTTTGCCAAAGATTCTTCCTCATCTTCTCCTGACTTTTCACTTGCGGAGAGCGGGTCACCACAACTGCAAGAAGCGTATATCATGCATAACCAAATCAAGCAAAGACGAGCAGAACTAGAGCGTGAGTTGACAAAGCAGGTAAGTCGAGACTACCGCGTGGCAGTGAGGCGCGATCAGACGCTCATTTTACCGCTTGATCACATGGAACCGATCGAGCAGGCAAAAAAAGATAGTCGGTTACAGATGCGTATGCAAACAGCCTTTGAAATCATATTTGAACCAGTGTGGCCAATGGAACATGCGCAACTATCTGCATCTGAGGTCGTGATGCGCGAACGTGTAGCGAAACTTGAGCAAGAGTCGTTAGCTTTGATCATGCAACAGTTGGCGCCCATAAATGTGCATATCCAGGACATGAATGAACAAGTAGCGCATCTAGATGAGTTATTGGCGCGAGTCGTGTTAGCACATGATCGTGGCTATGTGTGGTCTGAGTTAGCTCATCTAGGAGTGACGCTCACTGGAGGTTATCCGCCTGCACATGGTGAATTTACACCTATTGACATTGCGCTGCATACTTCTGTAACCATGATCACCGGTCCTAATATGGGCGGCAAATCAGTCGCTTTAAAGACATTATTACTAGTGATTGCTTGCCACCAATATGGTTATCCTGTACCTGCAAAAGCGTTCACAGCACCCTTGGTACAACACATTCGCTACGTAGGCGGCGATGGACAGTCCGTGCAATCAGGTCTGTCATCATTTGGGGCAGAGATTGTTGCTATCCAGGAAGCTCTTACACTGCCACAGTCGATGCTATGTTTTGATGAAATAGGTCGCAGTACAAATCCAATAGAGGGTTCTGCATTACTGGAAGCCATATGCAGCGAAATACAGCGCGACGATCAACGGATGGCGGTAGTCGCCACGCATTTTCTTTTAACACCCAATGAGGATACGATCTATTATCGAATGGCAGGATTTAGGCAGGATGCTTTGCAAGACAGCACTAAGGATATCGATATAGCAGAGCGTTTACGGGCATTACAAGCGGCTATGGACTATAGGATCGTGCCACAGGCAAGCGGCGAAGTGCCACAAGAAGGACTTGCAATTGCGGCATGGCTTGGGCTCTCGGATGAGATGATACAACATGCAAGGCGCATCGCAAAAGCCAAGGTACAAGTGTAA
- a CDS encoding lysine 5,6-aminomutase subunit alpha, with protein sequence MASKLYLNQDLIDEARNIAAAIADDVALFIADKTTVATERTVLRLLGLDGVDAEYVPLPNVVVDHIHERGHLQDGIAHYVLNGIIQTGLSIQELGEAVAQGTVDLLDLPVADEQEITALGERMADETLAMIRANRERRDQYVQTLGEGPQPYIYVIVATGNIYEDVIQARAAARQGADIIAVIRSTGQSLIDYVPYGATTEGFGGTYATQENFKIMRGALDEVGEEIGRYIRLCNYCSGLCMPEIAAMGALERLDVMLNDALYGILFRDINMQRTLIDQNFSRMINAYAGVIINTGEDNYLTTADAVEAAHTVLASQLINEQLAFRSGLRSDQLGLGHAFEMNPTIEDGFLMEWAQALMAREIFPDAPLKYMPPTKHMTGNIFRGHVQDALFNLIGVATGQGIQLLGMMTEAIHTPLIHDRQIAIESAKYIFNNARHLQDEIEFKRDGIMVERASKVLLEAVELLRDIAQKGLFNAISEGLFADVKRTLTGGKGLKGVLVRSAQYSNPLETALRDQLGLQPLEELMQSRKQNAAGRELS encoded by the coding sequence GTGGCAAGTAAATTATATCTTAACCAGGATTTAATAGATGAGGCACGAAACATTGCAGCAGCCATTGCAGACGATGTTGCACTATTTATAGCAGACAAGACAACGGTTGCAACCGAGCGAACCGTTTTGCGTTTACTTGGCTTGGATGGGGTCGATGCAGAATATGTGCCACTTCCAAATGTTGTTGTTGACCATATTCACGAGCGAGGACATCTGCAAGATGGAATTGCACATTATGTGTTAAATGGGATCATCCAAACTGGACTTTCCATTCAGGAGCTAGGAGAAGCTGTTGCACAAGGAACGGTTGATTTGCTGGACCTTCCAGTTGCCGATGAGCAGGAGATAACTGCACTTGGAGAGCGGATGGCAGATGAAACTCTCGCAATGATTCGCGCCAATCGAGAGCGACGTGACCAGTATGTGCAGACACTTGGAGAAGGGCCACAACCCTATATCTACGTTATTGTCGCTACAGGAAATATTTATGAAGATGTAATACAAGCTCGTGCGGCGGCGCGCCAGGGTGCAGATATTATTGCAGTAATTCGTAGTACAGGTCAAAGCCTGATCGATTATGTACCCTATGGTGCTACGACAGAAGGTTTTGGTGGTACGTATGCTACTCAGGAAAATTTTAAGATTATGCGCGGTGCACTCGATGAAGTGGGTGAAGAGATCGGTCGGTATATTCGACTATGTAATTATTGTTCAGGACTATGTATGCCGGAAATTGCTGCTATGGGAGCACTTGAACGACTCGATGTGATGTTAAATGATGCATTATATGGAATATTATTTCGCGATATCAATATGCAACGAACGTTAATTGATCAGAATTTTAGTCGCATGATCAATGCCTATGCAGGAGTCATTATTAACACTGGAGAAGATAACTATTTAACCACAGCAGATGCGGTAGAGGCGGCACATACAGTTCTCGCATCGCAACTGATCAATGAACAATTGGCCTTTCGCTCTGGTTTGAGGTCAGATCAATTAGGACTTGGGCATGCATTTGAAATGAATCCGACCATTGAAGATGGTTTTTTGATGGAGTGGGCACAGGCTCTCATGGCACGGGAAATTTTCCCTGACGCACCGCTTAAATATATGCCACCAACGAAACATATGACAGGGAATATCTTTCGTGGACATGTCCAAGATGCTCTGTTTAACTTGATTGGAGTGGCGACAGGGCAAGGTATTCAGCTACTTGGTATGATGACAGAAGCCATCCATACGCCGCTCATTCACGATCGACAAATTGCTATTGAATCAGCTAAATATATTTTCAATAACGCGCGGCATTTGCAAGATGAGATTGAATTCAAACGCGATGGAATCATGGTCGAGAGAGCGTCTAAGGTGCTTTTGGAAGCAGTTGAATTATTGCGTGATATTGCGCAAAAGGGATTATTTAATGCCATCTCGGAAGGGTTATTTGCTGATGTGAAACGCACATTGACAGGTGGCAAGGGCTTAAAGGGTGTGCTCGTCCGGTCAGCGCAATATAGTAATCCTCTTGAAACTGCGTTGCGCGATCAACTTGGATTGCAACCATTAGAAGAACTGATGCAGTCGCGCAAGCAAAATGCTGCAGGGAGGGAACTTTCTTGA
- a CDS encoding OAM dimerization domain-containing protein, which translates to MRDLQHVRPYGDTFDDGMVQFSFSLPVPFGEEAKEAARQFVGKMGVLEPQVVHSENLGEDMTFFVVYGKAPYEVDYTTIKVPKVESPIMDFYEINHYIREQIGRKIVVIGACTGTDAHTVGIDAIMNMKGYAGEYGLERYPEIDAYNLGSQVQNEEMVRKAIELRADAILVSQVVTQKDVHIPNLGELVDLLEAEGLRERMVLICGGPRIGHELALELGYDAGFGSGTLAPEVASFIVHQIVKRQL; encoded by the coding sequence TTGAGGGATCTACAACATGTGCGCCCGTATGGGGATACCTTTGATGATGGGATGGTGCAATTTAGTTTTTCTCTTCCAGTACCGTTTGGTGAAGAAGCGAAAGAGGCTGCGCGCCAATTTGTAGGGAAGATGGGGGTTCTTGAACCACAAGTTGTGCACAGTGAAAATCTGGGTGAGGATATGACGTTTTTTGTCGTCTATGGCAAAGCACCATATGAAGTCGATTATACAACGATCAAAGTGCCAAAGGTCGAAAGTCCGATCATGGATTTTTATGAAATTAATCACTATATTCGTGAACAGATTGGAAGGAAAATTGTTGTGATTGGTGCCTGTACAGGTACGGATGCACATACAGTTGGCATCGATGCCATTATGAATATGAAAGGATACGCAGGAGAATATGGACTTGAGCGTTATCCAGAGATCGATGCATATAATTTAGGAAGCCAAGTACAAAATGAAGAAATGGTGCGCAAAGCGATCGAACTTCGTGCTGATGCCATCCTAGTATCGCAGGTAGTCACGCAAAAAGATGTTCATATTCCTAATCTCGGTGAGCTTGTGGATTTACTAGAGGCGGAAGGGTTGCGTGAGCGGATGGTATTAATTTGTGGGGGGCCTCGCATCGGTCATGAGCTTGCGTTAGAATTAGGTTATGATGCGGGATTTGGTTCGGGGACGCTCGCGCCAGAAGTTGCGTCGTTTATTGTTCATCAGATCGTCAAACGCCAATTGTAA